Proteins encoded together in one Amblyomma americanum isolate KBUSLIRL-KWMA chromosome 1, ASM5285725v1, whole genome shotgun sequence window:
- the LOC144116176 gene encoding uncharacterized protein LOC144116176, whose product MSTDVPLFVQVGGRKYCCRSNCLFLIVLPCPRTLLVCFSDCISTVGLLLKLSGDVEENPGPDTMEMIQQVIASQTEILSKLSEIQENQTSSEARILDIQSRLSAIEQKLQTFDESRDRLSKLETFAEKCEIEMTTVSRKLDELENRSRRNNLIVRGVKEEESESEEDLLQKVNNDIFDKILKQRVDTIERIHRLGKREPGRDRPIIIKLTDFRDKMKIMSNCFNLKGTQFSVNEDFSKRVVEIRKNLWNSCADERKNGVKAKLIFDKLKVKNTLYAWNEETKQRFKCQVATSTSNE is encoded by the coding sequence atgtcaactgatgtgccactatttgtgcaggttgGTGGACGAAAATATTGCTGCCGTAGCAACTGCCTTTTTTTGATCGTGTTGCCGTGTCCACGCACATTGCTGGTTTGCTTTAGTGATTGTATCTCAACTGTAGGCCTGTTGCTGAAGTTATCCGGTGATGTTGAGGAAAATCCTGGCCCGGATACAATGGAAATGATTCAACAAGTAATTGCTTCTCAAACTGAAATCCTCAGCAAATTAAGCGAAATACAGGAAAACCAAACATCGTCTGAAGCAAGAATTCTGGATATACAATCCAGGCTGTCTGCTATAGAACAAAAACTACAAACCTTTGACGAGTCTCGTGATAGGCTTTCGAAACTAGAAACTTTTGCTGAAAAATGTGAAATAGAAATGACTACAGTTTCGAGAAAACTTGATGAGTTGGAAAACCGCTCGCGGCGCAATAACTTGATTGTACGCGGAGTCAAGGAGGAGGAATCAGAGAGTGAAGAGGACCTACTACAGAAAGTAAACAATGACATCTTTGATAAAATTCTGAAACAAAGGGTGGACACTATTGAAAGGATTCACCGACTTGGAAAGAGGGAACCAGGTAGAGACCGTCCGATTATTATTAAACTTACTGACTTTAGGGATAAGATGAAAATAATGAGTAACTGTTTCAACCTAAAAGGCACTCAATTTAGTGTAAATGAAGATTTTTCTAAAAGGGTTGTGGAAATACGAAAAAATCTTTGGAACTCCTGTGCCGATGAACGAAAGAACGGCGTGAAAGCTAAGTTAATTTTTGATAAGTTAAAAGTCAAGAATACCTTATACGCATGGAACGAGGAGACCAAGCAGCGGTTCAAATGCCAGGTTGCCACTAGCACTAGCAATGAGTGA